A stretch of the Pseudanabaena sp. BC1403 genome encodes the following:
- a CDS encoding Uma2 family endonuclease, translating to MIATPVKTPTLDAFLQLPETEPASEYINNRITQKIMPKGKHSFLQYEICNVVNQITKAKKIAYAFPELRCTFDGRSIVPDIAVFEWQNIPFLADGEIPDNFNIAPDWIIEILSPDQNANKVIGKILHSLQHGCKLGWFLDPSDRSILTFQPNQQPILMVNSDRLPSLEIIPLALTVEALFSWLKMES from the coding sequence ATGATCGCAACACCTGTTAAAACTCCAACTTTAGATGCATTTCTGCAATTGCCAGAGACTGAACCTGCTAGCGAATATATCAACAATAGGATTACTCAAAAAATTATGCCAAAAGGTAAACATAGTTTTTTACAATACGAAATCTGCAATGTTGTCAATCAAATAACAAAAGCTAAAAAAATTGCCTATGCTTTCCCAGAGCTAAGATGTACCTTTGATGGTCGTTCAATTGTTCCAGATATTGCAGTGTTTGAATGGCAAAATATTCCATTTCTCGCGGACGGAGAAATTCCAGATAACTTTAATATTGCGCCCGACTGGATTATTGAGATTCTCTCGCCAGATCAAAATGCAAATAAAGTTATTGGCAAGATTTTGCATAGTCTTCAGCATGGCTGCAAATTAGGTTGGTTTCTCGATCCTAGCGATCGCAGTATTTTGACATTTCAGCCCAATCAACAACCTATATTAATGGTCAATAGCGATCGCTTACCCAGTTTAGAGATAATTCCTTTAGCGCTAACAGTTGAAGCTCTATTTAGCTGGCTAAAAATGGAAAGTTAG
- a CDS encoding glycosyltransferase, protein MKVLHIIPSVASVRGGTSQAVIEIVVALRSQGVDAEIATTNDNGKDLLDVPLYKLTDQLAEYGNIPIRFFPRFSPNINAIREFAFSRSLTTWLWKHIAEYDLVHVHALFSYASTIAMVIARIRKVPYINMPHGMLCKWSLQQSKFRKQTYLNVIERSNLLHSQSLYFTTQQEQEEFNLLDLNIPNFILPHGVQIPTLIPYAQAQLRELLQIPTHFPILLFMSRIHPKKGLEYLIESLGKLKEYNFALVIAGSGEPDYVNQIQDLLVTQGISDRTHLVGFVEGEIKNLYLQGADLFTLTSHSENFGIAVMESLAAGTPVLITDGVAIAPMVKEQAIGYVTKLEINVIVTALENFFQNFDNDLFSRLKTQQIIAENYSWQSISAQLVTIYQSIVNEFIALA, encoded by the coding sequence ATTATTCCTTCGGTAGCATCAGTACGCGGAGGGACAAGCCAAGCTGTGATTGAAATAGTAGTTGCTTTGCGATCGCAAGGTGTGGATGCAGAAATTGCCACCACTAATGATAATGGCAAAGACTTGCTAGATGTGCCTCTGTACAAGCTAACTGATCAGCTAGCAGAATATGGAAATATACCGATTCGCTTCTTTCCCAGATTTTCACCAAATATCAATGCTATACGTGAGTTTGCCTTCTCGCGATCGCTGACAACTTGGCTATGGAAACATATCGCTGAATATGATCTAGTGCATGTACATGCACTTTTTTCCTATGCTTCAACGATCGCGATGGTGATCGCCCGTATTCGGAAAGTTCCTTACATAAATATGCCCCATGGAATGCTATGCAAATGGTCGTTGCAACAAAGTAAGTTCCGCAAACAAACATATCTGAATGTGATTGAACGTTCCAATTTATTGCATAGTCAATCGCTCTACTTCACGACTCAGCAAGAACAAGAAGAATTCAATCTATTAGATCTAAATATTCCTAATTTTATTTTGCCGCACGGAGTGCAGATCCCGACTTTAATTCCTTATGCTCAAGCTCAACTAAGAGAACTTCTGCAAATTCCCACTCACTTTCCTATCCTTCTATTTATGTCACGTATTCATCCTAAAAAAGGATTGGAATATCTAATCGAGTCTCTGGGTAAATTAAAAGAATATAATTTTGCTTTAGTAATCGCAGGTAGTGGTGAACCTGATTATGTAAACCAAATTCAAGATTTATTGGTTACTCAGGGCATCAGCGATCGCACTCATCTAGTGGGCTTTGTAGAAGGCGAAATCAAAAATCTCTATCTCCAAGGTGCGGATCTTTTTACGCTCACTTCTCATTCCGAGAATTTTGGTATCGCTGTGATGGAGTCACTTGCGGCTGGCACGCCTGTGCTAATTACTGATGGAGTTGCGATCGCACCTATGGTAAAAGAACAAGCGATCGGCTATGTCACTAAATTAGAGATTAATGTGATCGTGACAGCATTAGAAAATTTCTTTCAAAATTTTGACAACGATCTATTCAGTAGACTAAAAACTCAACAAATTATTGCTGAAAACTATAGTTGGCAATCTATCAGTGCTCAACTTGTTACAATTTATCAATCAATCGTCAATGAGTTTATTGCTTTAGCCTAA
- a CDS encoding glycosyltransferase family 2 protein, with protein sequence MLEQITPLILTYNEVPNIGRTLERLTWAKRIVVIDSFSDDETLEILAGYPQVEVWQRKFDTHTEQWNYGLKHVNSEWVLALDADYVLSEELIEEIQSTIENKKVELLDGYFVRFRYCVFGKPLRATLLPPRQVLFRKDKSIYIDDGHTQLLQVNGKSGGLQAYIDHDDRKSLSRWLWAQDRYLLIEAQKLLATPNSELSFGDRLRKQKVIAPIVILLYCLILKGGILDGWAGWYYAWQRTLAEILLAIRLIELERNK encoded by the coding sequence ATGCTAGAACAAATTACCCCATTAATTCTCACTTATAACGAAGTTCCAAATATTGGACGTACATTAGAGCGGTTAACTTGGGCAAAAAGAATTGTTGTAATTGATAGTTTTAGTGATGATGAAACTCTAGAGATTTTGGCTGGCTATCCACAAGTAGAAGTATGGCAACGTAAGTTTGATACGCATACAGAGCAATGGAACTATGGCTTAAAACATGTCAATTCTGAATGGGTACTTGCGCTTGATGCTGATTATGTATTGTCGGAAGAATTAATCGAAGAAATTCAGTCAACGATTGAGAATAAAAAAGTTGAATTGCTGGATGGATATTTTGTTCGATTTCGATATTGTGTATTTGGGAAGCCATTGAGAGCGACCTTGTTGCCACCCCGTCAAGTACTATTCCGCAAAGATAAATCTATATATATTGATGATGGGCATACACAATTGCTGCAAGTGAACGGTAAGTCTGGAGGTCTTCAGGCTTATATTGATCACGATGATCGCAAGTCATTAAGTCGTTGGCTTTGGGCGCAAGATCGTTACTTATTAATTGAAGCTCAGAAATTATTGGCTACACCAAACAGTGAATTAAGTTTTGGCGATCGCCTTCGCAAGCAAAAAGTGATTGCGCCAATTGTGATTTTGCTTTACTGCCTGATTCTTAAAGGTGGAATTTTGGATGGATGGGCTGGTTGGTATTATGCGTGGCAAAGAACATTAGCTGAAATTTTATTGGCAATTCGGTTGATTGAGTTAGAACGCAATAAATAA
- the psaM gene encoding photosystem I reaction center subunit XII, giving the protein MNLSDGQVFTALIVSLFPAVMAALLGSALSNS; this is encoded by the coding sequence ATGAATCTTTCAGATGGTCAAGTTTTTACCGCTTTGATAGTCTCACTTTTTCCAGCAGTAATGGCAGCCCTATTAGGTTCTGCTCTTTCCAATTCCTAG